One region of Eupeodes corollae chromosome 1, idEupCoro1.1, whole genome shotgun sequence genomic DNA includes:
- the LOC129952471 gene encoding probable cytochrome P450 12d1 proximal, mitochondrial: MIQTTSKKASNSAQKSEWFDARPYKDIPRQSKFDFIRSYLPGGRFENTSSTETALILQKELGDLFVMPGIFGRSDILMVLNPEHIEKMYRFEGIWPIRDGFETVGYFRNVIKKDFFGETSGLIATQGEIWARQRSAVNPIIMNSKNVKLYINSLIDLNDELVVRIRDVRDPSTNEVPSNFEEDLNRLTFESITSIALDRNFGLIRRHKENPEALRLFKNLRDFFIYIFELEMKPSMWKTIRTPMFNKMMRCQEEIFESTSKFVLDAIIGLENKEAANTNEKYQEPSVLEKLLKIDKKLAIAMTMDMLLAGIHTTSSVLAGMLLAIAKNPAKQEILRKEVLKIMPNKKSPLTVESMMDMPYLRACIKESMRFYPVGSGSFRSAGCDIVLGGYQVPKGTNAILNNFLMFLDEKYYVPPDEFLPERWLRTNNGLHGNGFSKEKSHPFRFLPFGFGPRICVGKRIVEIELEVCLTKLIRNFKIEYNYPVEKAFKQYFVNVPAIPLSFKFTDLNE; the protein is encoded by the exons ACCACAAGTAAAAAAGCTTCAAATTCTGCACAGAAATCAGAATGGTTTGATGCACGACCGTACAAAGACATTCCCAGACAatcgaaatttgatttcattcGTTCGTATTTACCTGGAG gaagatttgaaaatacatCAAGCACAGAGACTGCATTGATTCTTCAAAAAGAACTCGGTGATCTTTTTGTGATGCCTGggatttttggaagatctgATATTTTAATGGTTCTCAATCCTGAGcacattgaaaaaatgtatcggTTCGAGGGAATATGGCCTATTCGAGATGGTTTCGAAACAGTTGGTTATTTTCgaaatgtcattaaaaaagacttttttggAGAAACTTCTGGTCTTATAGCAAC ACAAGGAGAGATTTGGGCAAGACAGAGAAGTGCTGTAAATCCCATTATTATGaactcaaaaaatgttaaactctACATTAATTCTTTGATCGATTTAAATGATGAACTTGTTGTAAG AATCCGTGACGTAAGAGATCCCAGTACAAACGAAGTTCCATCTAATTTCGAAGAAGACCTCAATCGACTGACTTTTGAGTCTATAACATCGATTGCCCTAGATCGAAATTTCGGTCTTATTCGACGTCATAAAGAAAACCCTGAGGCACTccgattatttaaaaatcttcggGATTTTTTCATCTATATTTTCGAACTTGAAATGAAACCATCAATGTGGAAAACTATTCGAACTCCGATGTTTAACAAAATGATGAGATGTCAAGAAGAGATTTTCGAGTCCACAAGTAAATTTGTATTGGATGCCATAATTGGTTTGGAGAATAAAGAGGCTGCCAATACAAAcgagaaatatcaagaaccaaGTGTTCTTGAGAAGTTATTGAAGATTGACAAGAAGCTTGCTATTGCTATGACTATGGATATGCTGCTTGCAGGAATTCACACG aCAAGCTCAGTTTTGGCTGGAATGCTTCTAGCCATTGCTAAAAATCCAGCAAAACAAGAAATTCTTCGAAAAGAAGTCTTGAAAATCATGCCAAATAAAAAATCTCCACTAACTGTGGAATCAATGATGGACATGCCATATCTACGAGCGTGCATCAAAGAATCGATGCGTTTCTATCCGGTTGGTTCGGGAAGTTTTCGAAGTGCTGGTTGTGATATCGTCTTAGGAGGCTATCAAGTTCCCAAGGGAACAAACgccatattaaataattttttgatgtttttggatGAAAAATATTACGTCCCACCGGATGAATTTCTACCAGAAAGATGGCTTCGTACAAATAATGGTTTACACGGAAATGGCTTTAGTAAGGAAAAAAGTCACCCGTTTAGATTTCTTCCTTTTGGATTTGGACCCAGAATTTGTGTTGGTAAACGAATAGTTGAAATTGAACTCGAAGTTTGTCTTACGAAGCTTATtcggaattttaaaattgaatataattatCCGGTGgaaaaagcttttaagcaatattttgtaaatgttcCAGCTATTCCTCTGAGTTTTAAGTTCACTGATTTAAATGAGTAA